A genome region from Risungbinella massiliensis includes the following:
- a CDS encoding GIY-YIG nuclease family protein → MFKIDIPEDDFSYSIHDHLWIKRNKPGIYRFYDRKGTLLYVGKSSNIHNRIKEHLNVNKPVYNPLFFVKHNFYEVKGFFEPNKTLRTIYEEYLIYTLQPACNRRQIQYESNYESYIHPDYLELYRSLYPNK, encoded by the coding sequence TTGTTTAAAATTGATATTCCCGAAGACGACTTTTCTTATAGCATTCATGATCATCTATGGATCAAAAGAAATAAGCCTGGTATATATCGTTTCTACGATAGGAAAGGCACTCTTCTTTACGTCGGGAAAAGCTCTAATATTCATAACAGAATCAAAGAACATCTTAATGTTAATAAGCCAGTATACAACCCTCTGTTTTTTGTAAAACATAACTTCTATGAGGTTAAAGGCTTTTTTGAGCCAAACAAAACCTTAAGAACTATTTATGAAGAATATCTTATTTACACACTACAACCAGCTTGCAATCGTAGACAAATCCAATACGAAAGCAACTATGAAAGCTATATTCATCCTGACTACTTAGAATTGTATAGATCTCTCTACCCCAACAAATAA
- a CDS encoding terminase large subunit — MILKNYRVHEFDTSFERFDTMLYGQDFGFNHANAILTVGFKDGELYICHEIYVHEMDTGEIIELAERKQLDKRLTMYCDSAEPDRIKMWRKAGYKARPVVKNPGSVNAQIDVLKKMTIHIHPSCINTIKEIQQWKWKKDEKMNIYLDEPVEVFDDAMAALRYSIEPFRKPSNKLKAVNRL, encoded by the coding sequence CATGAATTTGATACATCCTTTGAGCGATTCGATACGATGCTATATGGGCAAGACTTTGGATTCAACCACGCCAACGCTATTCTGACAGTAGGTTTTAAAGATGGTGAACTTTATATCTGTCATGAGATATACGTGCACGAGATGGACACTGGAGAGATCATAGAACTAGCAGAGCGGAAACAATTAGATAAAAGGCTGACCATGTATTGCGATTCTGCCGAGCCTGACAGGATCAAGATGTGGAGAAAAGCCGGATATAAGGCAAGACCTGTTGTAAAGAATCCTGGTAGTGTTAATGCTCAGATTGATGTATTAAAGAAGATGACAATTCATATTCACCCTTCTTGCATTAACACCATAAAAGAGATCCAGCAATGGAAATGGAAGAAAGACGAGAAGATGAATATATACCTAGATGAGCCTGTCGAGGTATTTGATGATGCAATGGCAGCACTTAGATATTCAATTGAGCCATTTAGAAAGCCATCCAACAAACTAAAAGCAGTCAACCGACTATAA